A genome region from Syntrophaceae bacterium includes the following:
- a CDS encoding glycosyltransferase family 2 protein → MPLSVAIITKNEAVNLPGCLESVAFANQIVVVDSGSDDGTPEIARRFGCEVFLEPWRGFGAQKQAAIDRCREPWVLVLDADERIPPETQAAIRSVIAAGEGAAPGYSFPRKNFFQGRWIRHMGWWPDRITRLFRRGMGRMTEASVHEAVTVAGPVVALDSPIVHCTESRLSEILKKIDRYSTLAAEEAFLEGRRSSVWGALARAEITFLQNYILRRGFLDGRQGLVLSVTDAVNKFFKYAKLSEMNRRAQAGEEGKKVRR, encoded by the coding sequence ATCCCGCTGTCCGTAGCGATCATCACGAAGAACGAGGCCGTCAACCTCCCCGGTTGTTTGGAGAGCGTCGCGTTCGCGAACCAGATCGTCGTGGTCGACTCGGGCAGCGATGACGGCACCCCTGAGATTGCACGGCGGTTCGGCTGTGAGGTGTTCCTTGAGCCCTGGAGAGGGTTTGGGGCCCAGAAGCAGGCGGCCATCGACCGCTGCCGCGAGCCCTGGGTGCTCGTCCTCGACGCCGACGAGCGGATCCCGCCGGAGACGCAGGCCGCCATCCGGTCGGTGATCGCGGCAGGAGAGGGGGCCGCCCCGGGATACAGCTTCCCCCGAAAAAATTTCTTCCAGGGCCGTTGGATCCGGCACATGGGGTGGTGGCCCGACCGGATCACGCGGCTCTTCCGCAGGGGCATGGGCCGGATGACGGAAGCCTCGGTGCACGAGGCTGTGACCGTCGCCGGGCCGGTCGTTGCCCTGGATAGCCCCATCGTGCACTGCACGGAGAGCCGGTTGAGCGAAATCCTGAAGAAGATCGACAGGTACTCCACTCTGGCGGCGGAGGAAGCCTTCCTGGAAGGGCGCCGCTCGTCGGTCTGGGGGGCTCTCGCGCGGGCGGAAATCACCTTTCTCCAGAACTACATCCTTCGACGGGGTTTTCTCGACGGCCGGCAGGGCCTCGTCCTCTCTGTCACCGATGCGGTGAACAAGTTCTTCAAGTACGCCAAGCTCAGCGAGATGAATCGCCGGGCGCAAGCCGGGGAAGAAGGTAAGAAGGTAAGAAGGTAA
- a CDS encoding Arc family DNA-binding protein — protein MPVNLSIKNVPDRIADKLRERAARHRRSLQGELLVILEESVARDSFLTPGELLAEVKRMGLKTPAESARFVREDRDDRARR, from the coding sequence ATGCCCGTCAATCTTTCGATCAAGAACGTGCCCGACCGGATCGCCGACAAACTCCGGGAGCGGGCTGCGCGACATCGACGGTCCCTGCAAGGTGAACTCCTCGTCATCCTGGAGGAGAGCGTCGCGAGAGATTCGTTTTTGACGCCCGGCGAATTGCTTGCCGAAGTGAAGAGAATGGGGCTCAAGACCCCTGCCGAATCGGCCCGTTTCGTGCGGGAGGACCGTGATGACCGCGCACGTCGTTGA
- a CDS encoding glycosyltransferase family 4 protein has translation MRRKKKIAVVIPRFGLVGGAENFAAELTVRTAVDPRFEVHVFANRWREHGPGITFHHVPVIRFPRTLVTPGFAWFANRAVAKEGVDLIHAHDRIYEADLFTMHGIPHRLWVRDVRQKRMSLFDRATCAVESRLVANPRCRRFLAVSSITKEKFIGEHGVEEGRVLVLPPGTDVSRFEGLDRERCRAELRRSLGADPSMLILLFVSMNFEVKGLDYVMQGLAALKRVGGSRVPLLFVVGRGNEGHYRRMAEGLGIGEHVRFSGVTGRENLDALYAGSDLFAMLSRFDTFGMAALDAMAASLPVVLSGNVGAKDLVRSGVNGFVVDNPADSKAVAETFSRLLDAETRLKVGKEAFRTACGQSWDKVARRQIEIYEELLGT, from the coding sequence ATGAGAAGAAAGAAGAAGATCGCCGTCGTCATCCCCAGGTTCGGACTCGTGGGGGGCGCAGAGAATTTCGCAGCCGAGCTGACGGTTCGGACGGCGGTAGACCCCCGCTTCGAGGTACACGTCTTCGCCAACCGCTGGCGCGAGCACGGCCCGGGCATAACGTTCCACCACGTTCCGGTCATCAGGTTCCCCCGTACCCTCGTTACGCCGGGCTTCGCCTGGTTCGCCAACCGCGCTGTGGCGAAGGAGGGCGTCGATCTCATCCACGCCCACGACCGAATCTACGAGGCCGATCTGTTCACCATGCATGGCATCCCCCACCGGCTCTGGGTCCGCGACGTGCGGCAGAAACGCATGAGCCTCTTCGACCGGGCCACCTGCGCCGTGGAATCCCGCCTCGTCGCGAACCCCCGCTGCCGCAGGTTCCTCGCCGTCTCATCGATCACAAAGGAAAAATTCATCGGCGAGCACGGCGTCGAGGAGGGCCGGGTGCTCGTCCTGCCCCCGGGCACGGACGTCTCTCGATTTGAAGGGCTGGACCGGGAGCGCTGCCGGGCCGAACTGCGCCGGTCACTGGGCGCCGATCCATCGATGCTGATTCTTCTTTTCGTGTCCATGAACTTCGAGGTCAAGGGCCTCGATTACGTCATGCAGGGTCTTGCGGCGTTGAAACGCGTTGGGGGATCCCGGGTACCCCTGCTTTTTGTCGTGGGCAGGGGTAACGAGGGGCACTACAGGCGGATGGCCGAAGGGCTCGGGATCGGTGAGCACGTGCGCTTCTCGGGGGTCACGGGACGGGAGAACCTCGATGCCCTCTACGCGGGCAGCGACCTGTTCGCCATGCTGTCGCGCTTCGACACCTTCGGCATGGCCGCGCTCGACGCCATGGCGGCCTCGCTGCCCGTCGTGCTCAGCGGCAACGTGGGTGCGAAGGACCTGGTGCGCAGCGGGGTCAACGGGTTTGTCGTCGACAACCCCGCCGACTCAAAGGCCGTGGCGGAAACGTTTTCCCGGCTACTCGACGCCGAAACCAGGCTCAAGGTAGGGAAGGAGGCCTTTCGGACGGCTTGCGGACAGAGCTGGGACAAGGTGGCCCGGCGGCAGATCGAAATCTACGAGGAGCTTCTTGGGACCTGA
- a CDS encoding DegT/DnrJ/EryC1/StrS family aminotransferase has translation MEFIDLASQQKRIREKIDRGIAAVLNHGQYIMGPEIAAIETELARYTGVKHAISCASGTDALLMALMARGIGPGDAVLTTPFTFIATAEVISLLGATPVFVDIDPKTYNIDPDLLERCLAALRGRDAGLYPLPRTEGLETLSPRAVIAVDLFGLPADYGRLEDIAKRNGLFLIEDACQSFGAELNGRKACAFGDVGCTSFFPAKPLGCYGDGGMCFCDDAGLAEIMRSIRLHGKGDHKYENVRIGINGRMDTIQAAVLLAKFSIFEEEVGLRQAVASRYTESLRLCGELVTPYVPAGYQSVWAQYSLLARDEARRDAIMKKMQAAGIPTVIYYPRPLHLQGAFAFLGYQAGDFPASEDCARRIFSLPMHPYLGEADQDRIVAALLAAAGT, from the coding sequence ATGGAATTTATCGACCTTGCGTCACAGCAAAAGAGAATTCGCGAGAAGATCGACCGGGGCATCGCGGCGGTGCTGAACCATGGCCAGTACATCATGGGCCCGGAGATTGCCGCAATTGAGACTGAACTGGCCCGGTACACCGGTGTCAAGCATGCCATCTCCTGCGCCTCGGGAACGGACGCCCTGCTCATGGCCCTGATGGCCCGCGGCATCGGGCCCGGGGACGCCGTGCTGACGACGCCCTTCACCTTTATCGCGACGGCCGAGGTCATCAGCCTGTTGGGTGCCACCCCCGTTTTTGTCGACATCGACCCGAAGACCTACAACATCGACCCCGATCTTCTCGAGCGGTGCCTTGCCGCCCTCCGAGGCCGTGATGCAGGCCTGTATCCCCTGCCGCGCACCGAGGGGCTCGAGACCCTATCGCCCAGGGCCGTCATCGCCGTCGATCTCTTCGGCCTTCCCGCCGACTACGGCCGCCTGGAGGACATCGCAAAGCGAAACGGGCTTTTCCTGATCGAGGATGCATGCCAGTCCTTCGGGGCCGAGCTCAACGGCAGGAAGGCCTGTGCGTTCGGGGACGTCGGCTGCACGTCCTTCTTCCCGGCCAAACCGCTGGGCTGCTACGGCGACGGGGGGATGTGCTTCTGCGATGACGCGGGCCTGGCGGAGATCATGCGCTCCATAAGATTACACGGCAAGGGAGACCACAAGTACGAGAACGTCCGGATCGGCATCAACGGGCGCATGGACACGATCCAGGCGGCTGTTCTGCTGGCCAAGTTCAGTATCTTCGAGGAGGAGGTCGGACTTCGACAGGCCGTGGCCAGCCGCTACACCGAGAGTCTGCGTCTTTGCGGGGAGCTTGTGACGCCTTACGTACCGGCCGGATATCAGAGTGTCTGGGCCCAGTACTCGCTGCTGGCGCGGGATGAGGCTCGGCGGGACGCCATCATGAAAAAAATGCAGGCGGCGGGCATCCCGACGGTCATCTACTACCCCAGGCCGCTGCACCTGCAGGGAGCCTTCGCCTTCCTCGGTTACCAGGCGGGGGACTTCCCCGCAAGCGAGGATTGCGCGAGGCGAATCTTCAGCCTCCCCATGCACCCCTATCTGGGCGAGGCGGATCAAGACCGGATCGTTGCGGCGCTGCTCGCTGCAGCAGGGACCTGA
- a CDS encoding oligosaccharide flippase family protein produces MKFLQHKLTTDIAWSMGSLVILAASGILINLIIAAFRDASALGAFNQAYAIYIVASQIAVFGLHYSVLRHAALYDRDAEERSRLLVNASAWSLLLGVSAAAMVFTAAPLFGWILDSDSVKAATANAALGLTLFPLNKVLLGYLNGLRLMKAFALLQSTRYILVMLWVTAVAASPWPFEICTLGFFVAESVTALGVCLYLRRCGMFPVLRFDSGWTRKHFIFGGKSLLSGIFVELNSRIDVLLVGLFLPDREVGIYSFAAMLVDGLFHVLAFVRINYNPVLVGYIRDREWEGARKLLRQTRTYLLPSAAGVALCVAAAFWVLTTYFVPGKDLHLGLVPLSILLAGLTIISAFIPFDNLMLVSGHPGLQTLQHLTLVVSSIGFNIALIPLLGISGAAFGTALGYVFGVSALLCLANRMLGWNLLTNRIRVQS; encoded by the coding sequence ATGAAATTCCTCCAACACAAGCTCACCACTGACATTGCCTGGTCCATGGGCAGCCTTGTTATCCTTGCGGCCAGCGGCATCCTGATCAACCTCATCATCGCGGCCTTCCGCGATGCCTCGGCCCTCGGCGCATTCAATCAGGCCTACGCAATCTACATCGTCGCGTCGCAGATCGCCGTCTTCGGCCTGCATTACTCGGTGCTGCGGCACGCCGCCCTGTACGACCGGGACGCCGAGGAGCGCAGTCGCCTCCTGGTCAACGCCTCGGCATGGTCTCTCCTGCTGGGGGTCAGCGCCGCCGCCATGGTTTTCACCGCCGCACCGCTTTTCGGGTGGATCCTGGACAGCGACTCCGTCAAGGCGGCCACAGCCAATGCCGCTTTGGGGCTGACGCTGTTTCCGCTCAACAAGGTCCTGCTGGGTTACCTCAACGGCCTGCGGCTCATGAAGGCGTTTGCCCTGCTGCAGTCGACGCGATACATCCTCGTCATGCTGTGGGTCACGGCGGTTGCGGCTTCTCCATGGCCCTTTGAAATCTGCACGCTCGGCTTTTTCGTCGCCGAGTCCGTCACCGCGCTTGGGGTGTGCCTTTACCTGAGGCGCTGCGGGATGTTTCCCGTGCTGCGATTCGACTCGGGATGGACGAGGAAACACTTCATTTTCGGCGGCAAAAGTCTCCTTTCGGGCATTTTCGTCGAGTTGAACTCCCGCATCGATGTCCTGCTCGTCGGGCTGTTCCTGCCCGACCGGGAAGTGGGGATCTACAGCTTCGCCGCCATGCTGGTCGACGGGCTGTTCCATGTGCTGGCATTCGTACGGATCAACTACAATCCGGTTCTGGTCGGCTACATCCGGGACAGGGAGTGGGAAGGTGCACGGAAGCTTCTCCGCCAGACCCGAACGTATCTCCTGCCTTCAGCCGCCGGTGTGGCCTTGTGCGTCGCCGCGGCATTCTGGGTCCTGACGACCTACTTCGTGCCGGGAAAGGATCTCCACCTGGGCCTTGTCCCCCTGAGCATCCTTCTCGCGGGATTGACGATTATTTCCGCCTTTATACCCTTCGACAACCTGATGTTGGTGAGCGGCCATCCCGGTCTGCAGACACTGCAGCATCTCACACTCGTGGTGAGCAGCATTGGGTTCAACATTGCGTTGATCCCCCTTCTGGGAATCAGCGGTGCCGCCTTCGGGACTGCCCTCGGTTATGTGTTTGGCGTCTCGGCCCTGCTATGCCTCGCAAACCGGATGCTGGGATGGAACCTCCTGACCAACCGGATTCGAGTACAATCATGA
- a CDS encoding Gfo/Idh/MocA family oxidoreductase has protein sequence MPKIAVIGAGAWGRNLVRNYHQLGALHMVCDADEGVLSQLEKQYPLARPCLAYADVLSDPAVRGVVISTPAETHFRLAREALLSGKHIYVEKPLALSDREGEELIALAGEKGLTLMVGHLLQYHPVFVRLKELAVSGCLGRINYIYSHRLNLGKIRREENALWSFAPHDISMILALTGEEPETVQATGGNYLHRRIADVTTTHLAFPSGIRAHVFVSWLHPFKDQKLVVVGDRKMAVFDDTVPWPDKLLLYHHEIVWKNNAPVPAKGEPERVAGIPEQEPLRLECEHFLHCIANGATPVTDGREGLRVLRVLNASQHSLDRNGAQITLRGRTPGEGFQAAAPAAHFVHETAVIDEGCEIGAGTKIWHFSHVLKGSRIGESCNIGQNVVIGPDVTIGRGCKIQNNVSVYKGVTLEDGVFCGPSMVFTNIVNPRAEISKMDQVRPTLVKKGATIGANATIVCGVTVGAYAFIGAGAVVTKDVPDHALCVGNPAVQIGWACACGERLPKRTVCKACGRKYKKGKGGLTEA, from the coding sequence ATGCCTAAAATCGCCGTGATCGGCGCCGGAGCCTGGGGCCGTAACCTCGTGCGGAACTACCACCAGCTGGGAGCGCTGCACATGGTGTGTGATGCCGACGAAGGAGTGCTGTCCCAGCTCGAAAAGCAATACCCCCTGGCCCGGCCCTGCCTCGCCTACGCCGACGTGCTGTCCGATCCCGCCGTGCGGGGCGTCGTGATCTCAACCCCGGCCGAGACCCATTTCAGACTGGCCAGGGAAGCGCTGCTTTCCGGCAAGCACATCTACGTGGAAAAGCCGCTCGCCCTGAGCGACCGGGAGGGGGAGGAACTGATTGCCCTGGCCGGGGAGAAGGGCCTGACCCTCATGGTGGGGCACCTGTTGCAGTACCACCCTGTCTTCGTGCGGCTCAAGGAACTCGCCGTCTCGGGGTGCCTGGGCCGCATCAACTACATCTACTCCCACCGGCTGAACCTCGGCAAGATCCGCCGCGAGGAGAACGCCCTGTGGTCCTTCGCCCCCCACGACATCTCCATGATCCTCGCGCTGACGGGCGAGGAGCCTGAGACCGTCCAGGCCACGGGCGGCAACTACCTGCACCGCAGGATCGCCGACGTGACCACGACGCACCTGGCCTTCCCGTCGGGCATCCGGGCGCACGTCTTCGTCTCGTGGCTGCACCCCTTCAAGGACCAGAAGCTGGTCGTTGTGGGCGACCGCAAGATGGCCGTTTTCGACGATACCGTGCCCTGGCCCGACAAGCTTCTTCTGTACCACCACGAGATCGTCTGGAAGAACAACGCCCCCGTCCCCGCCAAGGGCGAGCCCGAGCGGGTCGCCGGCATCCCCGAGCAGGAGCCCCTGCGCCTCGAGTGCGAGCACTTCCTCCACTGCATCGCGAACGGGGCCACGCCGGTCACGGACGGACGGGAAGGCCTGCGCGTTCTCAGAGTCCTCAACGCCAGCCAGCACTCCCTCGACCGCAACGGCGCGCAGATCACCCTGCGGGGACGCACCCCCGGGGAGGGATTCCAAGCCGCGGCGCCCGCCGCGCACTTCGTCCACGAAACGGCCGTCATCGACGAGGGCTGCGAAATCGGGGCGGGCACGAAAATCTGGCACTTCTCCCACGTGCTGAAGGGCAGCCGCATCGGAGAGAGCTGCAACATCGGCCAGAACGTGGTCATCGGGCCCGACGTGACGATCGGCAGGGGGTGCAAGATCCAGAACAACGTGAGCGTCTACAAAGGCGTCACCCTGGAGGATGGAGTCTTCTGCGGCCCCTCCATGGTCTTCACCAACATCGTCAACCCCCGTGCGGAGATCTCCAAGATGGACCAGGTCCGGCCGACCCTCGTGAAAAAGGGCGCCACGATCGGGGCCAACGCGACGATCGTCTGCGGGGTCACCGTCGGCGCCTACGCCTTCATCGGCGCGGGGGCGGTCGTGACGAAGGACGTCCCCGATCACGCCCTCTGTGTCGGCAACCCCGCCGTGCAGATCGGCTGGGCCTGCGCGTGCGGGGAGCGGCTGCCGAAGAGGACGGTGTGCAAGGCCTGCGGCAGGAAATACAAGAAAGGAAAAGGCGGGCTCACCGAAGCCTGA
- a CDS encoding glycosyltransferase family 2 protein: MYRGKSVAAVVPSYNEETQIGKVIETMPAFVDHIVIVNDASRDRTAAVVEEYQKHDGRVVLINHEVNQGVGGAIATGYKWARDRGADVAVVMAGDGQMAPEDLPNLLDPVVSGEVDYSKGNRLFTGEAFKEIPKVRYFGNAALSFLTKIASGYWHIADSQTGYTAISKKALQTIDWDQMYKRYGQPNDLLVRLNLYRFKVRDVPVKPVYNVGEISRLKVRKVLFTISWLLVKLFLWRMKEKYIVRDFHPLIFFYMLGFVLFGLSGVLFIRLIYLWITLGFAPELTAIAWMFSFGLGLQCLFFAMWFDMEYNKDLK; encoded by the coding sequence ATGTATCGCGGCAAATCCGTGGCGGCGGTCGTCCCGAGCTACAATGAGGAAACCCAGATCGGGAAAGTGATCGAGACGATGCCCGCCTTTGTGGATCATATCGTCATCGTCAATGATGCCAGCAGGGACCGGACGGCCGCCGTCGTCGAGGAATACCAAAAGCATGACGGACGTGTGGTTCTGATCAACCACGAGGTCAACCAGGGTGTCGGAGGGGCGATCGCCACAGGCTACAAATGGGCCCGGGACCGAGGGGCCGACGTCGCCGTCGTAATGGCCGGGGATGGCCAGATGGCCCCGGAGGACTTGCCGAATCTGCTCGACCCTGTCGTGAGCGGCGAGGTGGACTACTCGAAGGGAAACCGTCTGTTCACCGGCGAGGCGTTCAAGGAAATCCCGAAGGTCCGTTACTTCGGAAACGCGGCGCTCTCGTTTCTGACCAAGATCGCGTCCGGCTACTGGCACATAGCTGATTCACAGACGGGGTACACGGCGATCAGCAAGAAAGCCCTGCAAACCATCGACTGGGATCAGATGTACAAGCGATACGGCCAGCCCAACGATCTCCTGGTCCGCCTGAACCTCTATCGGTTCAAGGTGCGGGATGTCCCGGTCAAGCCGGTCTACAACGTCGGGGAAATATCGAGACTCAAGGTTCGGAAAGTCCTTTTCACGATCAGCTGGCTTCTGGTAAAGCTGTTTCTCTGGCGCATGAAGGAGAAGTACATCGTTCGGGATTTTCATCCCCTGATATTCTTTTACATGCTCGGTTTCGTCCTGTTCGGCCTGAGCGGGGTCCTCTTCATCCGGTTGATCTACTTGTGGATCACCCTGGGCTTTGCCCCCGAATTGACGGCGATTGCCTGGATGTTCTCTTTCGGTCTCGGCCTGCAGTGCCTGTTCTTTGCCATGTGGTTCGACATGGAATACAACAAAGACCTGAAGTAA
- a CDS encoding YdcF family protein, with translation MGYYWLHREGISSDRMTAHRTAVILFSGFDVDGNIDDETLRRIHHAVEYVNQKDSGLILCCGGARPQSGSYGSLFMRDYLLRLGYDPASVVAETISNSTHSNIRGAIAILRERNVREATLVSSPIHLPRVKHVASREKGSIEFDYSAYPLDHGRPPASLATIYCQIHHEWAAWLADMLLPDGLYTHLLNRLRS, from the coding sequence ATGGGGTACTACTGGCTCCACCGGGAGGGAATCTCCTCGGACCGCATGACAGCTCACCGGACTGCCGTGATTCTTTTCAGCGGATTCGACGTCGACGGGAATATCGACGATGAGACGTTGCGGAGAATCCATCACGCCGTCGAGTATGTGAATCAGAAGGACTCGGGCCTCATCCTGTGCTGCGGCGGCGCCCGACCCCAATCCGGCAGCTATGGTTCCTTGTTCATGCGAGACTATTTGCTCCGCCTCGGATACGACCCCGCTTCGGTCGTAGCCGAAACGATCTCCAACAGCACGCACTCGAACATCCGGGGCGCCATAGCCATTTTAAGGGAAAGGAATGTCAGGGAGGCAACCCTGGTCAGTTCACCGATCCATCTGCCGAGAGTCAAACATGTGGCATCCCGGGAAAAGGGAAGCATTGAATTTGATTATTCCGCCTACCCCCTTGACCACGGCAGACCTCCTGCAAGCTTGGCGACGATATACTGCCAGATTCACCACGAATGGGCGGCGTGGCTCGCCGACATGTTGCTACCGGACGGACTGTACACCCACTTGCTGAATCGGCTTCGATCCTGA
- a CDS encoding type II toxin-antitoxin system VapC family toxin has protein sequence MTAHVVDASALGALVFGEPGADAVASRLGSGPLAAPVLVRFELANIRLKKIKAHPALEKPLLEAHALAERIAIRLSDVDHQDVIHLAKKTGLSAYDASYLWLALKMQATLITLDTRLKAAAAKQGVPAPSI, from the coding sequence ATGACCGCGCACGTCGTTGATGCCTCGGCCCTCGGAGCGCTCGTTTTCGGGGAACCGGGGGCCGACGCGGTTGCGTCGCGCTTGGGCAGCGGTCCCCTGGCCGCTCCCGTCCTCGTCCGGTTCGAGCTGGCCAACATCCGCCTCAAGAAGATCAAGGCCCACCCTGCCCTCGAGAAGCCTCTGCTCGAGGCGCATGCCCTTGCCGAAAGAATCGCAATACGGCTCTCCGACGTGGATCACCAAGATGTCATCCACCTGGCCAAAAAAACCGGGCTTTCCGCCTACGACGCGAGCTACCTGTGGCTTGCCCTCAAGATGCAGGCCACGCTGATCACCCTGGACACCAGGCTGAAGGCGGCCGCGGCGAAGCAGGGGGTTCCTGCCCCCTCGATCTGA